One Natrinema longum genomic window, TATCACCTGATCCCACGTCTCCACCGTTCGAGCCGTCTGCCCGCAGGGTGTCGTCGATGTACGCGTGGACGTAGCGCTTCGTACACTCGGGCGATCGATCGACCGCGGCCGCCCGCGTCTCCGCGCCGTTGAAGATGGTGACGAGGAAGTCGGCCGTCTCTTCGGGGTCGACGTCCGCGCGGAACTCCCCCGTCTCGAGTCCGTCCGCGACGAACCCCGCGATGCGGTCCCGAAGAGTGTGATCGAACTCTCGCAACCGCGCTCGATAGGCCTCGTTGTACGGCGACTGGGCCTTGATCTCGAGAATCGCCGTCCGGAACTCCTCGGCCGACTCCTCGTCGGACGGCGTCAGCAGTTCGTCGATGTACTCGTGGAGCCGCTGGGCCGCCGTCTCGCCGGGGACGGTTTCCGTTCGCGCTTCGAACTGATCGAGAAGATACTCCAGAAACGACTCGAGGAGGTCCTGTTTGCCCTCGAAGTGGTAGTGAAGCGTGCCCTTGGTCTTGGTCGATTCCGCGGCGATATCCTGCATCGTCAGCTCCG contains:
- a CDS encoding TetR/AcrR family transcriptional regulator, whose amino-acid sequence is MTDETTDDLMEATYRALCKHGYAELTMQDIAAESTKTKGTLHYHFEGKQDLLESFLEYLLDQFEARTETVPGETAAQRLHEYIDELLTPSDEESAEEFRTAILEIKAQSPYNEAYRARLREFDHTLRDRIAGFVADGLETGEFRADVDPEETADFLVTIFNGAETRAAAVDRSPECTKRYVHAYIDDTLRADGSNGGDVGSGDSDDATEAGE